CTTCTGAAAGAGAGCCTGAAAAAGTAAGCATTCTAAAACAGTATGCATTAGAAGTATGCATTCTATACCAGATTCTTTAGAAGTATGcattaaatacaaaaaaaaatgcaCTAAACCAATCAAACATATAAATAAAGGAAATAGATGAATACTAACTATAGAAAATTACATCCTAGCGCATGTCACTAGAACCTgtaacaataaagataatttattaatctcattttctcaataaacaataaaccactataatttaactaattaaaactttgttaATACTCGCTATAGATCCCAAATCAAGTTCATATGTGTCGTCAAGATTGATATGATTATTATCTTCAATTGATCTGATAATTTACACATTATCAAatacaaaatataataaaaataaatttatttgcatgaacaaatataataaaaatgaaaaaatgaatcGGCACAAACCCTTGTTGCAAATTGGGATAGTTACGCTTATCATGTGATACTCCTCGCTGTCCGTATCCACGACAAAGCATAGAATTTGATGTAGATTTCTCCTTTGATAATtttaatctcttcccacatcccttagttcttactacagaaggatcaataataccaagactctcatcaatggatttttttctttgacttctatcactgcaTGTTGTACTAATGGACATCTCTTAAATTTTATTGTAGATATAatcgaattgttcatccaagaaggttgtcctttcattactcaaagatgcatcatcaactaacacgaaagctttataggataacctcgaatgcctcgacatcaaatacctttctgaatctggatcatcaatgaCATTTTGCTCCCCTAAAGCATATATTTCTCCAACTTTTGCATTTCGTGTTCATCGTTTAAGTATATACGTATTAGGAagatgaaacacttggttgatacgaaaaaaagttaacatatgtctgcatggaatgccctcaaactcaaattttgtgcagctacacgatatgtaatctctttgtttgtcatgcgtgaggactcttgattttgaggaagaagaactttgaGATTTCATCACGTGGTAAACCGCTGAGTCAACTCCTGTAAAtgtttgttgcacataataactatgactctcgGTCATTTCACTTTGGAACTCcagccatttcttttttgtgtacagcttaaccatttgagtttccattggccgGGTTGTATTAACCCTGAGTTGCttattcatatcaatatggtccgcaactaactcattgtgtgtGTGTCTTTGATGTCTCAATGCTCTATTAAAACGTGTGATAAAATAcattaatgagttcttatttgagacatatttcttgaaaaatgcatgtgagccttcagatatttggctacttgacattcctgcagaaaatacatgactaaaatatgtTGACACGCATCTGTGTCTCAATTTATATATCAaggacaaccaatcatttttctctaagttagcatccttgatagtctcttcccatgacttctcaaaatcatcaggtgttgtagaatttacaATGACGTTCTTTATGCTGTGATAGTGGTTTCGAAAAGTCAAAGGATCTAATTTATCTGGGAATTTATTCAATATGTGTcataaacaatatcgatgcaccatttgagggaaaacttgtgcaattgcttttgtcatagcaggatcctgatcagtgatgataatatttggtgcacctttaggcataGCTTCTGAGAACCTTGTgagcaaccaaacaaaagactcagttttctcatcactaagaaacccacaacaaaaaagaattgtctgatgatgatgattaacctctacaaatggtgccaaaatcaagtcatatttgttggtgttatatgtcatatcaaatacaactacataACCAAATACAATGTATGTCCTCCTTGATATATGATCAGCCCAAAAATATCTACtaaatctgttatctgaatctgtctcataatcaaagaaaaaactaaatttttctcttgctcagatgtaaaaaACTCTATCAGTGAttcagcatcaatacccttttgttcatctctTAGATTTTTCTTCAAATTTCTAATATATCTTTCTGTGCAACCAACTCCCTTAggccctccatactctatctccaatattcgcatttgttgacaagttgatATATTGGTCTCTGAAAACTATTTTGGCAATGTTTTCTTTGCTGTTGAAAcattacgatgtgagcgtagcaaatgcacaTTTGATGGAGTcaagagtggatgattatgagttTCTATGAAGTTACTGACAACCTAATTAGGTCCGGTCTGTTTCTTTGCAAATGCAATGTTCGACTTACAACCCGTTCTAACTgcgccacgtgctctttcccttgatacatgatcaactTTTGCATGTTTATTCCACCGCATTAGATCTGTATGACCCTCTTTAAAGCAAACAATTTGTTTCCATGTCACTTCAtttgttatctttttttttcttgtgtttATCCTTGAACTAAATCCAGTTTCTCGtacatattggttatagaacgaaTATGCCTCCTCTAGTGATGAGAATTTCATTCCAATTTTTTACTTTCTATCATCCGCAACTTGGGGAATGAATTCTTGATCATCAACTATATTTTCTTTCATTTATGAGAGTCCTCGTATTATATTTGACAATAGAtaagaagataaataaataaagtcAACTGGAGATATCTAAAGAAACGAATATCTGTATTTCACTAGCCAATTGGAGATATATTACTCATGCCTCAAATGTAAAAGCACTAAAATATTACAATTGAAATGTCAACTCAGGTACAGTTAATAAGATAGATCTAATAAAATGAACTTACAATAAAGGTGCCAGATACAGACAATTGTCACCTTTATTCCCATGTTTTCAAAATTAGATACCATaggtaattaaatttttgaagtgAACGAAGAAATGAGAATGCTGGAAATTAGGAAAAGTGAAAGAAGAAAATGAGGTTTAATCAAAAGTTAATCAAGTCTATACAAAATGTATTAAGTAGTTTCAGAAATTAGGAATAGTGAAAGAAGAAATGAGAATGCAGGAAAGAAACCAAAAGATCGTAATGGACAAAAGATCGAGCGATCGGATTGCGTTACCAGTCTTGCTTAGGGTGCGTCGCGACGAAGGAGGAAGCGGCGAGAGAAGAGTTCTTCGCGCGGAAAAACCCTAGCTTCCTCTTCGGCAGGTGCGTCGCGACGAAGGAGGAAGCCGCGAGAGAAGAGTTCTTCGTGCGGAAAAACCCTAGCTCCCTCACAGGTGCGTCGCGACGAAGGAGGAAGCGGCGAGAGAAGAGTTCTTCGTGCGGAAAAACCCTAGCTCCCTCTTCGGCAGGTGCGTCGTGACAAAGGAGGAAGCGGCGACGAAGGAGGAAGCGGCGAGAGACGGCGGGTGCGTCGCGACGAAGGAGGAGTCCGCTGCAGAAATTAGGGTTGAGAactcatataaaaaaattaataaaaactgttGCTGGAAAAAATAAGATTGGCGCGGACCTGCCACGAGGGCAGGTCCACAGCAATCCGCACGAGCAGGTCCGCAGCGGAACtgctctgtatatatatatagcacGGGTTGGCACAATTAGTATTTATATGGGTGTTTGCTCCACTCCTATACTAGAGAAAAATACCCTCCTATGCTAGTGCCCATGCGACAGGTCATGACTAATTTCAAATTCGGATAAAGTAGGAAGGTTGCATTAGgtttaaaactatgacaaatattcaatattTTGTAGTGGGATCAATGATACTGGATCGTTTGGGACTAGAATATTATCTTACTTATCttataaaaaggtagatccgttacattagcggccccctagtgtcggcccatGAATATAGAggaaggtaaatgcaggtacacaagcCATAGACATATGATGAGGTAAATCTTAGATCGTCAATTCCTAAGAATTGACTTTTAATTATTACGTCAGAGAGATGTCATATTTAGGGGCTACCTACTTATCTTATAATCCTCATAATATGAGTACtaagtatatttttttcttttatttttttgtagaGGTTTAGTCTTTAATACTTAGttttgagttatagtattaaaattaatttttttaaaaaaaaatcatggtgTTCGCGCatgatatatataattaaatttaatggATCAAAAATTGCCTTCGTTAAATTTATTCTAATTAAATAAATAGATTGGGTGTGCTGGGATAGTGGGATTAATTATATAAATTGAGCGACTTGTAGAATCAATCATTTACTTTGAAAGTGGAGACGTAATATAGTTTATGAATCAAATAATACTCTCATTGGTTAATACTAAAGACGACTTATcagttaaaagaaaactaaactgtaACATCAGCAGCCCGAGAGACGTTCCTATGGATATGTAGGAATACGAAGAGAGGTAAATAACTTATCAGTTTTAGCTTAAACTAATGATGACTCAAAATAACTTatcttttatttcaatttttaacactttaaaaatacttaacgagaatttttttgtaaaaagatcTATTTGTTAGCTCAAAATAATTCATTTTATCTGATACTGATTTTTTTCTATGTAGAGCTCGTTCCACCATGATACCGTTATTCTTCcaaaatgataaaattttaaccgaactgttttttttttatttaagcctgatttaatatataaaaaagaGCATATATATGAGGAAAAAAAACACCTTTTGTAAATTCCTAAACCAGGAGGTATATTAACAGGAATTAACTCCAACATATCTTTATTCAAATTATCACAATCCCCTGCCCAATAATCCAGAATTTTTTTACATTAAACTATTTTACAGACAGCATTAGTCCAAATTCTTGCCataaaatatcataaatataagGTAGTGTTCACAGCCTGCATGCCCCACCTAATCCTATGATATGCACAACATTAGAAAAAGATTCAGTTGACCATTTAGCTGTAGGAGAATCTTGCAACTTGGAAGAATCTTCTATGCCCAAGATTCAATTGACCACTCAGCACTAGAAGAATCTTGCAACTTGGAAGAATCTTCTATGCCCAATATTCAATTGACCACTTAGCACTAGAAGAATCTTGCAACTCAGATTATGATCCTTCAAACAGCGTAGAGCCTTACAACTTGGTCTATTTTGGCACGGCAAACGGGGCATCCCCATTGCTTGCTTTCAATCTCCTTTAAACATGACATGCAACCGGCCATATGCCCACAAGGAATGCATGCCCCTTCCACTGGAGCATCCAAACAGATAACGCAACAGCTAGATGTGCTACTGCTGCCTGCTTTTTCTTCACTCGACTCGGTTTTGGAGGATGCATCAACATCTTCGGATTCAGCATTATCATGAACAATCTGTGCCATTGTCATGCTCATATCTATGGGACTGCTATCAATGGATGGATAGTGGATAGGGCCATCAAGCAATGTGTCCTCAGATATAGGAGGGGCAGAAGGAGCTACGGTGGTGGAAGGATCTTCATGAGATGGTTGAATAACTGCTGGTTCAGGTTTCTGGATAGATGGCAAAGCGCTCGATGGAACCACAGGCACAGCCCCTCCAGTTGCATCTGGTTCGTTTGTGGGCATTCTATTATTCATCTTTGAAGTAGTATCAACAATCTGGGGAGCCCAGCCATTATACGCGGTATTTTCTGAAGAGGTTCCCCAACCATTCGTGTCACTAGTGTGTGGATTAGATTGAACAGGAGGCACGCCCTCTGCCATAGCCGTTTGTATGGAGGCATTTATAGCCATCTCCATTTCTATATATTCTTGTGTGTGTATAGGCGGAGCTTCTGCTTGTGTTGAAACATTAGAGATTGTTTGTTGTGGATGGGGCATTGAAGCACCTATCGGTGTTTCTGGAATACTAGTGGGGACCTATACAATGGAAATGATTTGGAATAAGATAATGCAATTAACAAGAAGCAGAAGAAAGTACATTGATAACGAGAATTCCAGTACTCCAGAAACCTGATTAAAAAACTAATACAGTTAATGATGTACTACTACAAACAGAGTTCCAAATACTAATGCTATGTAATGATAGACAAATTTTGTTAGTGAAGAAAACGGTTTGAACTTGAAGATTTGCTATTATATTTTTTGCTGGGGCATTGTATGTTCAGTTGCATTAAAATCAATGCATAATTAGGAGGGATCTTTGCAAGTGCTGAATACCTGGGAAATTCCCTTGCATGCTCTCAAGAACCACAGCAATTGTTGCTTGTCACCTTCATTTGCAGCAAAAAGCTTATACCGTGTTCCTGGGTGAAAGGAATAGCTAAGCACAGAATCCCATTGTAACTAAGCTGGAAGATACAGACTGTCCTATTGCAACTAAATTGTATTCTGACAAAAGAAGCCAGATTAATGTCCATTATCAAGAATCAGTTCCCATTGAAAGGCCCAAGCATAGCAATATAAACATAAACATTTAAACAAGATTGCCTTAACAAAGAACAGTACCATcacaaaaataatctttaaatattttcatttaaagaatggagaaataaaagagctgtatttcttcaattttttaatgaatatttagatgatcaacttaacttagataatttaagtagatcaaatgagtataaaaatttaaatttttattatagaatttaaacttaaaaaatagaacaagttttaaatggaatgcacaatggaaaagtcattggaTCAAATGATATTCTAATAGAGATATGGCAAGGCCTAGAGAAACAAGGTAttaaatgacttataaaattatttaacatgatattgaaaacgaaaaaaatatctTATCAATGGAAGGTAAGTAATTTAGTTCCCTTACATAAGAACAAgagagacgtacaaaattatataaactatatgagtattaaactaatgagtcataccatgaaactttaggaAAGAGTAATTGagaaaagattaaggaaggaggcatgatgaccgaaaatcaatttgaattCATACTTGGAAGATCGATATTAGaaattatacatcttcttagacaactaattaaaaaatattaggaggaaaaaacaagatctacacataatattcattgacttagaaaaagcttatgatataatACGAAGATAAATTAGgtgaagaattttagaaaagaaagatgttagtgtaacatatattaaactaattaataatatgtatgaggatgtaagcGGAGTAAttgaagtatttccaataaaaatAAGGTTACATCAACGATtagctctaagtctctatctttttacactaattatggacgaactcattgcacatattcaagacacagtaGTGCATGTTGTTTGAAAATGATATTCTTTTAATAGATGAAACACGTAAAGGAGTAAACACTAAAAgcgaaaggttttaggcttagtaatttagagacagaatatatgaaatttaagtttagcaatattagacgtaatgaaataattgttaaggTATGAGATGATGAGTTGTCTGAAAGCTTTAAATATTTGGAATCATTTTGCAAAATGACAAAGGGATTGAGAGAtgccttacatagaatacaagtagatAGTTGAAATAAAGGAGAGCATCGGGTATTTTATGtaatcgtaaagtacctctaaaacttaaaggaaagttctacaaaactGCAGTTATATCTACTATGTTATATGTAGCTGAATGTTGGGCaatgactcaagcacatgagcagaagataagAGTTACAGAGACGAGGATATATTAAGGcagatgtgtggacatatgaggatgaacaaaataaaaaatgagaacATTGGAGAAAGTCAGAATTGcatctacaacaacaacaacaacaaccaagccttttctcactaagtggggtcggctgtatgaatccttttacgccattgagctctatctcctattatatcatcatctatatttaaataaattttatcatgttttattgttgctaaccaagtcttttttggtcttcctcttcctcgtttgatatgcatgtttatcatagtttcacatcgtctaactggagcatttattgatcgtctacgtacatgtccgtaccatcttaaacgtgtctctcggagtttttcctcaatagatgcaactccgactttatctctaatgctctcatttcttattttgtccatcttcgtatgtccacacatccaccttaacatctattgagagaaaactccgaaagacacgtttaagatagtacggacatgtacttagacgacaaAAAAATGCTCTAGTTAagcgatgtgaaattatgataaacaCAGACATCAAACGAGAAAGAGAAAGGCAAAACAAATCTTgattaacaacaataaaacaagataaaatttatttaagtatagatgatgatatagtaagggATAGAGTCCAATAACGCAAAAGGATTCATATAGTCAACCCCACTTAATGGgataaagcttggttgttgtAGTATTTAAACCAGAAGCCTTACCTGTGGAAACAGAGTGCATGCAAGTTTGACAATATATTCAAAGAACACTTTCTAAATTAAGTGCTGCTTATTCAAGAGACAGATAATTAAAAAGCTGTTGAGAAAAGCATTTTGTTGGATACTTTATGTCCTATAATGGTAATACTCCGGACGGTACCTTTCTTTATGAAAACCCAAAAAGGTCAAGAACTGGTCAAATGCAGTGATAATCAGTAAATACTGGTCAACATAAACCATctgaactgattttttttttttaaagaagttcAAGTCTATTATGTGTATTTATTTTACCCAAAATAGTTGGAGTGATTAATTATGAACCATAGAATTGGTGCCATTTATTTTCTCCCTGATCAGAATGGTTCCAATCATTGTACCAATCCCAATGAGCTGGCATAATGTGCAGGATGACAAAGGTCAACTGCTTTGAGCTGGGTGGAAGGGGAGAAAAAGTAGGAGCAAGAAGAGGATGAGAAAAAGGACGAGAAGCAGCCCACCTAACCTAAGGAAGAAGAAGTTACAATCTAGACTAGGATTGCCTTTTTTTAACAAATGCTAAAAGTAATACAAATCAtgtttactttatgtttttttttttaaagcaacaatttgttcacaacataataattctgaagaagatCAGAGAAACATACTTGTAGGTTTATCAACAATCACAATAGCAGGATCTACTTGGTTGAACTTGGGTTCTTCAATCTGCGCTTTCCATAGTAAAACAACAGACCGTGGCCTAGAAGTCTATTTTTCAACAGTGAATAAGAATCAATGATCGAACAAGTCAAATGAGTACTTGCAGACTAATAGTTAAGCTTTGACACGATGAGAGGTAAAAAGGGATCAACTGTACCATAAATAACAAACATAATTCTACCCTCCTAttgataggattttttttttaaatcatattCCAATTTTTACACAATTTGGATAATAGGGATCCACAACTATATACAGGAACAAACTATGTTTCCACTGTGGGAGTTACAAAACTGATAATCTGCTTAAGGCCAAATGGAAAATGATTTAGTTTTAACAAAGTCATCTAACAACTGTTCTAAGAACCAGATGATTATGTTCTGGAATTAGTACTCAGACTTAAATTATGAACAGCCTATGTATTGATCAAGTTGCATAACAAAGTCATTCTGCATCAAAGAGCATGCCGTGGTAGAAACTGCAGGATCATTTTCTTCAACATTTCCTCAAAAGACATTATCTGATCCATTTTTAAGAAGCTCATTCATAAATTATCTAGTTACTCCAATTATATGTAGTTCTGTTCTGGTAGAGGTATTTCCATGTTAGAAACTCGAAAGTATTAAATCCTTTCATAGTGGCTTTGAATAATCAATATCAACAATTCTTAGACCCTCACTGACTTACCAAACTCATTATGCAAAAAAGGTATAAAATTAGTCAATACGCAACAAAGATGCACCCTAAGATAGTAAAGATTTTAAAGAGGATGCAACTTAGTCCGTTGAAGTATAGAAAGGCCACTCATTTTATAGAATCAGTCTTCATGGATATAAAAGGAAGCAAGACAACTAATGACAAGAATAGGATACTATAAGGTACATTGACAATAACAAATTCAATATATATGCGTATTGAAATTTATTCTTATGccaattagaatttttattaataaGTACAGGTAGAAAACTCTGAAAACTTTCAAGTTCTAAGTGCATGTGTCAGGTAATGTAAAAGTCTTCAAATTCAgatgtttaagatgttgaaacATGAAAATGCTTACTCCACATTCCCTATGTAAAAGTTATTCCACCAATAAAAAACAGAAATTAGTATATCTATTCAAGTCAAAGAAGTATTGAATGAATCTTGGTCACAAATCATCATTATGAGTGTTGATTAGATGTTGAAAGCAATATCTTTAGATCATATGAACTAGTATAacaataagaaaaaaaactaacaaaaatagATATCCTATGTGTCAATAATAGACAAGCATGCTAAACCTCCACTCTGAAAATAGTAGGCAAACGTACAAAAACCTGTATCAACAATAGCCATGGGTTTTTTTATTAGTCATAATTATGACTCACACTTCAACAAATATCTTTCTTAATTCCACAAATAAAGAAACTTATAAAGAACCAACAAAAATTAAATGTGCATGAATATATGGCTTCGATATGTTGTTGACCAGGTTGTTTATAGGTGTGATTTTGTGGAATATTTTGAATAAATATTTCATATATCACTAAATTGAAGTTAGCTATCTAGGTTATTGAAAAACATGAAAACCAAACAAGAACATAATTCTAACTATACCTGCAAATCAGGATAGATGACTAACTCAAACTTCAATGGATTTGTTGGATTGCGAGGGTCACATGGCAAAACCACAGCCCAACTGTTGAATAAATGAAATGATTAGCATTTGCAGAAATCCTGTGAATATCAATGTAAATTGATATACCCTCATTTATACcgatgtctcatattgatcagaaaaaaaaacatatggGTGTCATAGAAAATGACTAAAATCATATACATACATTTTGCGGATCAATAGCTGTGGAGCAAATGCTTCCAAAAAACCCGGACCATAAGCCTCCCTAAGCCATCCAGAAAAAAGAGAAATTCGGCTCTGAAAATGGCAAATCAGTTGCAAATTACACAGCATAAAACCAAGTACCAAATGAAGAGGAGTTAATTAGTATTTAACAGCAGCAAGAAAACCTCAATGGCCCTGACAACATTTAAATGCCCTCTTTCTCTTGCCAAATCAAGAGCAGTATGACAATCATCATTCAAGACAAAAGGATTTGCTGTGATATTTAAGAAGGGAATTCTCATCACCATGCTAGCATTgaccaaaacaaaaacaaaaacaaaaaaaagagagaaaacgATTTAACATAAAATTTCAGTGATTTAGCTAACCTCCATTGgaaaggaggagctgaactgtTTGTTCGCAGCCCTTTTTTGCAGCATGGTGTAAGGCAGTTCCTGCATGGCATCCTATTTTGAAAAAGTAAACGCATTAATATATTCACATTCAGTTTCAGATGTCAGTaatttaatgaaaataatatattaGGAAATATATTAGAAAATACATAAAAGGCCACAGGCATTATTCTTAAACTTCGGACATAGTTCCAAAAAGCACAGTCGCGTAGGTAGAAATAGAAGGGGACTACTTTGCCTAGTGATTAAGTGGTTGTTTCTAGGCAATTGTTTCAAGAAAGGCCCACTTAGATGGTCTAAGCAGCGTCTGGGTGGCCTACTTAAGTGGCCAAGGCAGCCCAAACTGCTAGTTTAGAAAGGTGCACTAGAAAAAGTTTATTTTAAATAATGAGTTGACATATTGTGTTGTTGTTAAGTGATTACCTATTAATTAATACTTGTTTTCTGATGGTTGATTTGTTTATTTATAGTTGAGaagttattttaattaattaaaacactTTATTTGTGATAATATACACAATATATCTGATGTTGCCTCAttctactacttaaattatttaGTCATGTCAAAGATCCTCATATGTATCATAGCCCTTATTGCCATTACATACGTTGAATTCATATTCTCAATATGTTTTGCAATTTTGAACTAAATGCATGAAAGCATCAAGATTAATGTATCTAAAATCATACTAATAAAAAGTTTAATATATATGCCATTTTTTTTCCTGCTcttctatattttattttaatattat
This window of the Zingiber officinale cultivar Zhangliang chromosome 3B, Zo_v1.1, whole genome shotgun sequence genome carries:
- the LOC122055623 gene encoding probable E3 ubiquitin-protein ligase XBOS34; translated protein: MGASQSKDELLYQQVSYGNIEGIRALRGQGAGLEWVDKEGKTPLIVACSRHDLVPVAYALIELGARVNAYRPGCHAGTALHHAAKKGCEQTVQLLLSNGANPFVLNDDCHTALDLARERGHLNVVRAIESRISLFSGWLREAYGPGFLEAFAPQLLIRKIWAVVLPCDPRNPTNPLKFELVIYPDLQTSRPRSVVLLWKAQIEEPKFNQVDPAIVIVDKPTRTRYKLFAANEGDKQQLLWFLRACKGISQVPTSIPETPIGASMPHPQQTISNVSTQAEAPPIHTQEYIEMEMAINASIQTAMAEGVPPVQSNPHTSDTNGWGTSSENTAYNGWAPQIVDTTSKMNNRMPTNEPDATGGAVPVVPSSALPSIQKPEPAVIQPSHEDPSTTVAPSAPPISEDTLLDGPIHYPSIDSSPIDMSMTMAQIVHDNAESEDVDASSKTESSEEKAGSSSTSSCCVICLDAPVEGACIPCGHMAGCMSCLKEIESKQWGCPVCRAKIDQVVRLYAV